The region CCCCGAGGACGATGATACTTGAAGCTGCGGCCGATGACCTGCTCCCCATTTGCCATCAGCGCCGAAGCAAGCGTGTCCCCGGCAAAGCCTGTCATCGGTCTGCCATCCCAGGTGAATTCAAGTCGCTGAGAGCGGTCAATCCGCCCGCCCTTATCAAGTCGCCGTGCCGTCACTTGCTTACCCCCAAGGCTTTAGCCAATCCCGGATGCGCAGGTTCAACGCCGTGAATTTCATGGGTCATGGTATCACGCGTCACCCGAAGCCACATCCGGCAGCCCTGCGCATGCTGCCAGGTTTCCACCTGCACGCCGCATATATTCTCCCTGAGGAAGACCGCGTCATGCCAGGCCTCCACCGACGCATCGAGGGGCGGATATTGAATTGATCCATCACCGCCATAGCTGAATTCGCTATGATCGCGTTCACCGCAGAATGGGCAGGGTATCCGGATCATCTCATACCTTTCTTTTCATGCTGTTCATCCCTAACCATGGAGTTTCGGGTCAGGACCGGCACCGCGTTCATCGATCTGCAAGCCGCGCTCAAACCGTTTGAGGTCATGGTTTTCAATCACCCGATGCGGCCGGTCATTGGCGATGAGGTCAGCGAAATACCAGCCCGAGGCCGGGCTTGCCTTGAAGCCGCCATAGTTCCAGCCCGCGTTGAGATAGAGGTTATCAAGAGGTGTCTTGCAGATGAAGAACGTCCCGTCCATGGACATATCCATGACGCCTGACCAGTGCCGCAGCAGTTTCACCCGCCCAAGGCAGGGCAAAACAGACATGGCGGCTTCCGCCACATCCTGAACAATCGGCAGATTGCCGCGCTGGGCGTAGGATTTATACCAGTCTAAATCACCGCCAAAGACCATCCCGCCCTTATCGGACTGGGAGATATAGAAATGCGCGCCGCCAACACCGAAGACAACGACCTGATCAAGCAGAGGTTTGAGCGGCTCCGATACAAAAGCCTGAAGCTTGTGCGATTCGATGGGTAGGCGCCCTAGATCCGCCATGCCCCAGAGACGTGATGTATTGCCCGCCACTGCAAAGCCGACTTTGCCCGCCCGGACAACCCCGCGACTGGTGCTGAGCGAGACAACCTTCCCGCCTTTACGCGTCACGCCGTTAACTTCGCAGTTCTGGATGATATCAACGCCCAACTGATCGGCTGCCCGTGCGTAGCCCCAGGCGACGGCATCATGGCGGGCGGTGCCGGCTCTTTTATGCACCGCCGCCCCCATGATCGGAAACCGTGCCTCCGGGCTGTAATTCAGATGAGGGATGGTTTCCTTCAACTTGTCGAGGCTCCATAATTCGGTATCCGGCGTGCCGGTCTTGCGCATGGTATTGTAATTCCGCGCCGCGGTATCAATGGCGCCTGGCGTATGCAGAAGCGTGATATGCGATCGCTGGCTGAACATCACGTTGTAATTGAGATCATGGCTCATATTTTCCCAGAGTTTCAGCGAATGTTCGTAAAACTCACGATTGCCCGGGCGGGCGTAATTCGAGCGCACGATGGTGGTATTGCGGCCGCCATTGCCGCCGCCAAGCCAGCCTTTTTCAAGGATCGCAATATTTTTGATCCCGTGGTTTTTCGCCAGATAATAGGCGGTGGCCAGCCCGTGCAGCCCGCCGCCGACAATCACGATGTCATATTCGGGCCTTAGTTCCGGATCACGCCATTGCCGCGTCCAGCCTTTCTGGTCGTTGAAGGCGTTTTTGATGACATTCCAGGCAGAAAATCTGGTCATGGCGATTTAGCGCTCCGATATCATGCTGGCAGCAGGGATGTGCCGGGTCTCTTGAAGATCTCTCCGAAACCCTGGATTTCATCCATTATACCTGCTCGGCGCAGGCAACTCCAGAACTGTGCCTGATTTGAAGTGATCACCGGTTTGCCCGTGGCCTCTTCGATCTCTTCGGCAACTTCGAGTGCCCGTATCCCCCCGCAGGAAAGAAAAATCGCATCAGCATCGGGGCGATCAATCTCAAGGGCGAACTCCTTCCAGTAGGCAGGCGTCACGCGCCCGAATTCAATCCCTGTTTCAAGATTAAGACCTTGAATATCAAGTATATCAAAACCTTTCTTGATGAGAAACTCGGCTTCGGCGGTGTTGATTTCATCGAGATAGGGCGTGCCTACCACGATTTTCTGTGCTCCAATCTCTCGCAACGCATCGACAACCCCGGTCACGATACACATCGGTTTTGCCCAAGGTGCCCCTTTACGGATCTCTTCAAAGACGCGTTCTTCCCCGTTGACAATCGAGCCGCTGGTGCAACTGTAGCTGACAACATCAGGTTTGACATCCGGTTGAAGCCGGGCGGCGGCATCAGCCATATGTTCAATATGACGAGAGAGTGTTTCGGTGGTGGTGTAGTCTTCCGTCTTCAGGCGGGTAATATGAACCCCGACCCCTTCCGGTGCCATGTCCATAAAATCTGCCTCTGCAGCAAGATCGGTGGACATCAGGATAAAGCCGAGCTTGGCGCGGTGATGCCTGCCCCCGTCAAGCACGGGGCGGCGCGGTTTAGAGGTAATGATCTGCCCGGATTCATACATGTTTCAAGACCACATCTTCCAGGGATTTGGGATGATTTGTCAGCGGCTCATAGCCGTCTTCGGTTATGATGAAACTGTCTCCGACCTGGGCGCGGAAAGTTTCAACCGTCACCGACCCATCGACCGCCAACACCATCCCGGGCTGAAGGATTGTTGTATCGCCGGTGACAAGCTGCGGCTTTTCAAGAAAGCTGAACCCTGTCGCCCGGCCACAGCGGAAAGGATAATCATAGCCCGCCTCGCGGATAGCTTCGGCATAGGCGGCGTGGACGCTTTCAGCCGTAACACCAGGCCTCAGGGCATCAAGCGCGGCCTGCTGGCTGGTAACGGCGCTTTCATAAACCCGGGCCTGGGCAGGATCGGCAATCTCGCCAATCCAGAACGTCCGGTCAAAACCCAGTTTGAACCGGTGGAAATTGGTCATCCCGCAGAAACAGAGAAAGACCGGCTCACCCCTCTTCATGATCCGGGTAGAGGCGCGATGATG is a window of Alphaproteobacteria bacterium LSUCC0684 DNA encoding:
- a CDS encoding arylmalonate decarboxylase; translated protein: MYESGQIITSKPRRPVLDGGRHHRAKLGFILMSTDLAAEADFMDMAPEGVGVHITRLKTEDYTTTETLSRHIEHMADAAARLQPDVKPDVVSYSCTSGSIVNGEERVFEEIRKGAPWAKPMCIVTGVVDALREIGAQKIVVGTPYLDEINTAEAEFLIKKGFDILDIQGLNLETGIEFGRVTPAYWKEFALEIDRPDADAIFLSCGGIRALEVAEEIEEATGKPVITSNQAQFWSCLRRAGIMDEIQGFGEIFKRPGTSLLPA
- a CDS encoding sarcosine oxidase subunit delta — protein: MIRIPCPFCGERDHSEFSYGGDGSIQYPPLDASVEAWHDAVFLRENICGVQVETWQHAQGCRMWLRVTRDTMTHEIHGVEPAHPGLAKALGVSK
- a CDS encoding sarcosine oxidase subunit beta family protein — protein: MTRFSAWNVIKNAFNDQKGWTRQWRDPELRPEYDIVIVGGGLHGLATAYYLAKNHGIKNIAILEKGWLGGGNGGRNTTIVRSNYARPGNREFYEHSLKLWENMSHDLNYNVMFSQRSHITLLHTPGAIDTAARNYNTMRKTGTPDTELWSLDKLKETIPHLNYSPEARFPIMGAAVHKRAGTARHDAVAWGYARAADQLGVDIIQNCEVNGVTRKGGKVVSLSTSRGVVRAGKVGFAVAGNTSRLWGMADLGRLPIESHKLQAFVSEPLKPLLDQVVVFGVGGAHFYISQSDKGGMVFGGDLDWYKSYAQRGNLPIVQDVAEAAMSVLPCLGRVKLLRHWSGVMDMSMDGTFFICKTPLDNLYLNAGWNYGGFKASPASGWYFADLIANDRPHRVIENHDLKRFERGLQIDERGAGPDPKLHG